One stretch of Streptomyces sp. R21 DNA includes these proteins:
- a CDS encoding trp operon leader peptide — protein MFAHSNQKHLNQNWWWTAHPAAH, from the coding sequence ATGTTCGCGCACTCGAACCAGAAGCACCTGAACCAGAACTGGTGGTGGACCGCTCATCCGGCGGCCCACTGA
- a CDS encoding response regulator, whose translation MTDSTDERQGPIRVMVVDDHPMWRDAVARDLAESGLDVVATAGDGEQAVRRAQAVAPDVLVLDLNLPAKPGVQVCKELVGANPALRVLVLSASGEHADVLEAVKSGATGYLLKSASTEELIDAVRRTAVGDPVFTPGLAGLVLGEYRRLASEPAPSGGADEPKAPQLTDRETEVLRLVAKGLSYKQIAERLVISHRTVQNHVQNTLGKLQLHNRVELVRYAIERGLDDA comes from the coding sequence ATGACGGACAGCACGGACGAGCGGCAGGGCCCGATCAGGGTCATGGTGGTGGATGACCACCCCATGTGGCGCGACGCGGTCGCCCGGGACCTGGCCGAGTCCGGCCTCGACGTGGTGGCCACGGCCGGCGACGGCGAGCAGGCCGTCCGCCGCGCACAGGCCGTCGCGCCCGACGTCCTCGTCCTGGACCTGAACCTGCCCGCCAAGCCCGGCGTCCAGGTCTGCAAGGAACTGGTCGGCGCCAACCCGGCGCTGCGCGTCCTCGTCCTGTCCGCCAGCGGCGAGCACGCGGACGTACTGGAGGCGGTGAAGTCCGGCGCCACCGGCTACCTGCTGAAGTCGGCGTCCACGGAGGAGCTGATCGACGCGGTGCGGCGCACGGCCGTCGGCGATCCGGTGTTCACGCCGGGCCTCGCGGGCCTGGTCCTCGGCGAGTACCGCAGGCTCGCCTCCGAGCCCGCGCCCTCCGGCGGCGCCGACGAGCCGAAGGCCCCGCAGCTCACCGACCGCGAGACCGAGGTGCTGCGGCTGGTCGCCAAGGGCCTGAGCTACAAGCAGATCGCCGAGCGCCTGGTCATCTCGCACCGCACGGTCCAGAACCACGTCCAGAACACCCTGGGCAAGCTGCAGCTCCACAACCGCGTGGAGCTGGTGCGCTACGCCATAGAGCGCGGCCTCGACGACGCGTAA
- a CDS encoding anthranilate synthase family protein, with product MNLLALLDDPRPFALLRRRTPGHEHDVVELLLGPVREVDRLADIPVGDRPSLALVPFRQIRERGFDVRDDGTPLAVLTAEETYELPLEQALTELPSHDVRVTGGGFDVADEEYAGIVGRVLREEIGRGEGANFVIRRTYEGEIPGFGRADALALFRRLLVGERGAYWTFVVHTGERTLVGASPEVHVRMSGGTVVMNPISGTYRYPAEGPTPEHLLDFLADGKEIEELSMVVDEELKMMCTVGDRGGVVIGPRLKEMAHLAHTEYELRGKSSLDVREVLRETMFAATVTGSPVQNACRVIERHEVGGRGYYAGALALIGRDAGGAQTLDSPILIRTADIDAGGRLRVPVGATLVRGSDPAGEVAETHAKAAGVLAALGVRPGRPREEDVRPKLADDPRVRAALDGRRASLAPFWLRMQEQAAELTGHALVVDAEDTFTAMLAHVLRSSGLEVTVRRYDEPGLREAVLAHEGPLVLGPGPGDPSDAADPKMRFLRALTAEVIRRHRHGVLGVCLGHELIAAELGLEIVRKEVPYQGAQTRIDLFGRTETVGFYNSFVARCDDETALELAAHGIEVSRSGSGEVHALRAPGFAGVQFHPESVLSLRGAGVVRELVGQLRGTSTFSERRPAL from the coding sequence ATGAACCTGCTCGCCCTGCTGGACGATCCCCGCCCGTTCGCCCTGCTGCGCCGTCGCACCCCCGGCCACGAACACGACGTCGTGGAGCTGCTGCTCGGTCCGGTCCGCGAAGTGGACCGCCTCGCCGACATCCCCGTCGGCGACCGCCCCTCCCTCGCCCTGGTGCCGTTCCGGCAGATCCGGGAACGCGGCTTCGACGTCCGCGACGACGGCACACCGCTCGCGGTGCTGACCGCCGAGGAGACGTACGAACTCCCCCTGGAACAGGCCCTCACGGAGCTTCCCTCGCACGATGTGCGGGTGACGGGCGGCGGCTTCGACGTCGCCGACGAGGAGTACGCCGGGATCGTCGGGCGCGTCCTGCGCGAGGAGATCGGGCGGGGCGAGGGCGCGAACTTCGTGATCAGGCGTACGTACGAGGGGGAGATCCCAGGCTTCGGGAGGGCCGACGCGCTCGCGCTGTTCCGTCGGCTGCTGGTGGGCGAGCGGGGCGCGTACTGGACGTTCGTCGTGCACACGGGCGAGCGCACGCTGGTCGGGGCGAGCCCCGAGGTGCATGTCCGGATGTCCGGCGGGACCGTCGTGATGAACCCGATCAGCGGCACGTACCGCTATCCCGCCGAGGGCCCGACCCCCGAGCACCTGCTGGACTTCCTCGCGGACGGCAAGGAGATCGAGGAGCTCTCGATGGTCGTCGACGAGGAGCTCAAGATGATGTGCACGGTCGGCGACCGGGGCGGGGTGGTGATCGGGCCGCGGCTGAAGGAGATGGCCCATCTCGCGCACACCGAGTACGAGTTGCGGGGAAAGTCCTCGCTGGACGTGCGCGAGGTGCTGAGGGAGACCATGTTCGCGGCGACGGTCACCGGGTCCCCGGTGCAGAACGCCTGCCGGGTCATCGAACGGCACGAGGTCGGGGGGCGCGGCTACTACGCGGGAGCGCTGGCGCTGATCGGGCGGGACGCGGGCGGGGCGCAGACCCTCGACTCCCCCATCCTCATCCGGACCGCCGACATCGACGCGGGCGGCCGGCTGCGGGTGCCGGTCGGCGCCACGCTCGTCCGCGGATCCGATCCGGCCGGCGAGGTCGCCGAGACGCATGCGAAGGCGGCCGGGGTTCTGGCAGCACTGGGGGTCCGTCCCGGGCGGCCGCGCGAGGAGGACGTACGGCCGAAGCTGGCGGACGACCCGCGGGTACGGGCGGCGCTGGACGGGCGGCGGGCCTCGCTGGCGCCGTTCTGGCTGCGGATGCAGGAGCAGGCCGCCGAACTCACCGGGCACGCGCTCGTGGTGGACGCCGAGGACACGTTCACGGCGATGCTGGCGCATGTGCTGCGCTCCTCGGGCCTGGAGGTGACGGTACGGCGCTACGACGAGCCGGGGCTGCGGGAGGCGGTCCTCGCGCACGAGGGCCCACTGGTCCTGGGCCCCGGTCCGGGCGATCCCTCGGACGCGGCCGACCCGAAGATGCGGTTCCTGCGGGCACTGACCGCGGAGGTCATCCGAAGGCACCGGCACGGCGTGCTCGGTGTCTGCCTCGGGCACGAGCTGATCGCGGCCGAGTTGGGCCTGGAGATCGTCCGGAAGGAAGTCCCCTATCAGGGCGCGCAGACGCGGATCGACCTCTTCGGGAGGACCGAGACCGTCGGCTTCTACAACAGCTTCGTGGCCCGCTGCGACGACGAGACGGCCCTTGAGCTCGCGGCCCACGGCATCGAGGTCAGCCGCAGTGGGAGCGGCGAGGTGCACGCGCTGCGCGCTCCCGGGTTCGCCGGGGTGCAGTTCCACCCGGAGTCGGTGCTGTCGCTGCGCGGCGCGGGTGTCGTACGGGAGCTGGTCGGTCAGCTGCGTGGGACGAGCACGTTCTCCGAGCGGCGGCCCGCCCTGTAG
- a CDS encoding 6-phosphofructokinase, with product MRVGVLTGGGDCPGLNAVIRGIVRKGVQEYGYDFVGYRDGWRGPLEGDTVQLDIPAVRGILPRGGTILGSSRTNPLKQENGIRRIKENLAKQEVDALIVIGGEDTLGVAARMGDEYGIKVVGVPKTIDNDLSATDYTFGFDTAVGIATEAIDRLHTTAESHMRVLVCEVMGRHAGWIAIHSGLAGGANVILIPEQRFDVDQVCAWVTSRFKASYAPIVVVAEGAMPKDGDMVLKDQSLDSFGHVRLSGVGEWLAKEIEKRTGKEARTTVLGHIQRGGTPSAFDRWLATRFGLHAIEAVRDGDFGKMVALRGTDIVRVPIADATAKLKTVDPKLYEEVGVFFG from the coding sequence ATGCGGGTCGGAGTACTGACCGGAGGCGGCGACTGCCCCGGGCTCAACGCCGTCATCCGGGGCATCGTCCGCAAGGGCGTGCAGGAGTACGGCTATGACTTCGTCGGCTACCGGGACGGCTGGCGAGGTCCGCTCGAAGGCGACACCGTCCAGCTCGACATCCCCGCGGTGCGCGGCATCCTGCCGCGCGGCGGCACCATCCTCGGCTCCTCGCGCACGAACCCCCTCAAGCAGGAGAACGGCATCCGCCGGATCAAGGAGAACCTCGCCAAGCAGGAGGTCGACGCGCTCATCGTGATCGGAGGTGAGGACACCCTCGGCGTGGCCGCGCGGATGGGCGACGAGTACGGCATCAAGGTCGTCGGCGTGCCGAAGACCATCGACAACGACCTGTCCGCCACCGACTACACCTTCGGCTTCGACACCGCCGTCGGCATCGCCACCGAGGCGATCGACCGGCTGCACACCACCGCCGAGTCGCACATGCGCGTCCTCGTCTGCGAGGTCATGGGCCGGCACGCGGGCTGGATCGCCATCCACTCCGGGCTCGCGGGCGGTGCCAACGTCATCCTCATCCCCGAGCAGCGCTTCGACGTCGACCAGGTCTGCGCCTGGGTGACCTCGCGCTTCAAGGCGTCGTACGCCCCGATCGTCGTCGTCGCCGAGGGTGCCATGCCCAAGGACGGCGACATGGTCCTCAAGGACCAGTCGCTCGACTCCTTCGGGCATGTGCGGCTCTCCGGCGTCGGCGAGTGGCTGGCCAAGGAGATCGAGAAGCGCACCGGCAAGGAGGCGAGGACCACGGTCCTCGGCCACATCCAGCGCGGCGGCACCCCCAGCGCCTTCGACCGCTGGCTCGCCACCCGCTTCGGGCTGCACGCCATCGAGGCCGTCCGCGACGGCGACTTCGGCAAGATGGTCGCGCTGCGCGGCACGGACATCGTCCGCGTCCCGATCGCGGACGCCACCGCGAAGCTGAAGACGGTGGACCCGAAGCTGTACGAGGAGGTCGGAGTGTTCTTCGGCTGA
- a CDS encoding 2-hydroxyacid dehydrogenase gives MEILAFGVQADEKPLIERAFEGHHEVRSLGVFLNEDTAPIATGYEIISTSVNADLGHRVLQTLAAGGTRMIAQRSTGFNNIDLKVAERLGITVARVSYYSPYSVAEFAWTLAMAVNRHIVRASNRTRDFDFRLDGLMGRDMRGRTAGVIGTGKIGEAFTRIAHGFGMNLLGWDIAENPACVELGMKYVPKDQLLAESDLITLHVPLIPETRQLIDAAALRAMKDDAILVNSSRGGLIDTAALVAELREGRFTGVGLDVYEAEAGLFFLDRSLEAVEDDTLARLVTFPNVLVTSHQAYYTVDAVGQIIETTVQNVLDYRAGRRSENVLVPRS, from the coding sequence TTGGAGATCCTCGCCTTCGGTGTCCAGGCCGACGAGAAGCCCCTGATCGAGAGGGCCTTCGAAGGGCACCACGAGGTCCGCAGCCTCGGCGTGTTCCTGAACGAGGACACCGCCCCGATCGCGACCGGCTACGAGATCATCTCCACCAGCGTCAACGCCGATCTCGGGCACCGGGTGCTCCAGACCCTCGCCGCCGGCGGCACGCGGATGATCGCCCAGCGCTCGACCGGCTTCAACAACATCGACCTGAAGGTCGCCGAACGCCTCGGCATCACGGTCGCCCGGGTCTCGTACTACTCGCCGTACTCGGTCGCCGAGTTCGCCTGGACCCTCGCCATGGCGGTCAACCGCCATATCGTGCGCGCCTCCAACCGCACCCGCGACTTCGACTTCCGGCTCGACGGACTGATGGGCCGGGACATGCGCGGCCGCACCGCCGGTGTCATCGGCACCGGCAAGATCGGCGAGGCGTTCACCCGGATCGCCCACGGCTTCGGTATGAACCTGCTCGGCTGGGACATCGCCGAGAACCCGGCCTGCGTCGAACTCGGCATGAAGTACGTACCCAAGGACCAACTCCTCGCCGAGTCCGACCTGATCACCCTGCACGTACCGCTGATTCCGGAGACCCGGCAGCTCATCGACGCGGCGGCCCTGCGCGCCATGAAGGACGACGCGATCCTGGTGAACTCCAGCCGCGGCGGCCTGATCGACACCGCGGCCCTCGTCGCCGAACTGCGCGAGGGCCGCTTCACGGGCGTCGGCCTCGACGTGTACGAGGCGGAGGCGGGCCTGTTCTTCCTCGACAGGTCCCTGGAGGCCGTCGAGGACGACACCCTGGCCCGTCTCGTCACCTTCCCGAACGTCCTGGTCACCTCCCACCAGGCGTACTACACCGTGGACGCCGTCGGTCAGATCATCGAGACCACGGTGCAGAACGTCCTCGACTACAGGGCGGGCCGCCGCTCGGAGAACGTGCTCGTCCCACGCAGCTGA
- a CDS encoding choice-of-anchor P family protein — MIRPRAKRRAARALTVLAAVTALGAGTLGTAQASDFTNEVTYRGHEFTVPASWQVVDLDNHPDACVRLDRHAVYLGTPSGRQNCPSGVTGRTEALLVQPAKAAASGRSTGRVTENRTARTYRATADGIAVTAAYGSDRTEIQEVLRSAGLPVASAQAEKPAAAPSALAVPADATSFQGKGFDACTAPSQATMDAWKADSPYGAVGIYIGGVNRGCTQANLSAQWVRAQYTKGWRFFPIYVGPQAEAGAGSCTGDCEVITDPEPQGIAAANDAAAQAGALGLGQGSVIYDNLEQYTRGGAVTARVLAYLDAYTKRLHELGYRSGAYGSVSSLVTDLVANANTITLPDVIDFARWNDQATTDDPAIPATLWADHQRIHQYAGDQRETHGGVTIGIDRNQLDVGEGGAPQPPQPKDTKLASTGPAAVSNGSPATLSATLTTDTGEPVAERKVSFTLGTAQTCDGTTDARGAASCTIASVDQPLNADATVPVKAAFAGDDAYKASETAATVKLQYVTGRAYGLSAGISLLGLPIGIRPTPDTGALRTAGAGATAPPCTSNISVLVINAKTLCAKVETKAGPSSATSTASLEEASVGLPGLPVLGLSGIRSVSTSSCTAATGSTDLKLTVAGVEVKLDGAPNTTVDLGVVGTKLVVNEQVKVDGGLTVNAAHLTAPGVDVVVASSTTAAHNCG; from the coding sequence ATGATTCGCCCGAGAGCGAAGCGGCGCGCCGCACGCGCGCTCACGGTGCTGGCCGCCGTCACGGCGCTCGGCGCCGGAACGCTCGGCACCGCGCAGGCATCCGACTTCACCAACGAAGTCACCTACCGAGGCCACGAGTTCACCGTCCCCGCCTCCTGGCAGGTCGTCGACCTCGACAACCACCCGGACGCCTGCGTCCGCCTCGACCGGCACGCCGTCTACCTCGGCACCCCGTCCGGCCGGCAGAACTGCCCCTCGGGCGTGACCGGCCGCACCGAAGCGCTCCTTGTGCAGCCCGCCAAGGCCGCCGCGTCCGGCAGGAGCACCGGTCGCGTCACCGAGAACCGCACCGCCCGCACCTACCGGGCCACCGCGGACGGGATCGCCGTGACCGCCGCGTACGGCAGCGACCGTACGGAGATCCAGGAGGTCCTGCGCAGCGCCGGCCTGCCCGTCGCCTCCGCGCAGGCCGAGAAGCCCGCCGCGGCGCCCTCCGCGCTCGCCGTCCCGGCCGACGCGACCTCCTTCCAGGGCAAGGGCTTCGACGCCTGCACCGCCCCGTCCCAGGCGACGATGGACGCGTGGAAGGCGGACTCCCCGTACGGCGCCGTCGGGATCTACATCGGCGGGGTCAACCGCGGCTGCACGCAGGCGAACCTGAGCGCGCAGTGGGTGCGGGCGCAGTACACCAAGGGCTGGCGCTTCTTCCCGATCTACGTCGGGCCGCAGGCGGAAGCCGGCGCGGGCAGCTGCACGGGCGACTGCGAGGTCATCACCGACCCGGAGCCGCAGGGCATCGCGGCGGCCAATGACGCTGCCGCCCAGGCCGGTGCGCTCGGGCTCGGCCAAGGCTCGGTGATTTACGACAACCTGGAGCAGTACACCCGCGGGGGAGCTGTCACCGCTCGGGTTCTCGCCTACCTCGACGCCTACACCAAGCGCCTGCACGAGCTGGGCTACCGCTCCGGCGCGTACGGCAGTGTCTCGTCCCTGGTCACCGACCTCGTGGCCAACGCGAACACCATCACCCTGCCCGACGTGATCGACTTCGCGCGCTGGAACGACCAGGCCACCACCGACGACCCGGCGATCCCCGCCACCCTGTGGGCCGACCACCAGCGCATCCACCAGTACGCCGGCGACCAGCGCGAGACGCACGGCGGCGTGACCATCGGCATCGACCGCAACCAGCTCGACGTCGGCGAGGGCGGGGCCCCGCAGCCGCCGCAGCCCAAGGACACCAAGCTCGCTTCCACCGGCCCCGCCGCCGTCTCCAACGGCTCCCCGGCCACCCTCTCCGCCACCCTCACCACCGACACCGGTGAGCCCGTGGCCGAGCGGAAGGTGAGCTTCACTCTCGGCACCGCGCAGACCTGCGACGGCACGACCGACGCGCGGGGCGCCGCGAGCTGCACGATCGCCTCCGTCGACCAGCCGCTGAACGCCGACGCGACCGTCCCGGTCAAGGCGGCCTTCGCGGGCGACGACGCCTACAAGGCCTCGGAGACGGCGGCGACCGTCAAGCTCCAGTACGTCACCGGGCGGGCTTATGGCCTCTCGGCGGGTATCTCGCTCCTCGGACTGCCGATCGGCATCCGGCCGACCCCGGACACCGGTGCCCTCCGCACCGCCGGGGCGGGCGCCACCGCCCCGCCGTGCACCTCGAACATCAGCGTCCTGGTCATCAACGCCAAGACGCTGTGCGCGAAGGTGGAGACGAAGGCCGGGCCCAGCAGCGCCACGTCCACCGCCTCGCTGGAGGAAGCGAGCGTCGGACTGCCGGGGCTGCCGGTGCTCGGCCTGTCCGGCATCAGGTCCGTGTCGACCAGCAGCTGCACGGCGGCCACCGGCAGCACCGACCTGAAGCTGACCGTGGCAGGAGTCGAGGTGAAGCTCGACGGGGCACCGAACACCACCGTCGACCTCGGCGTCGTAGGCACCAAGCTCGTGGTGAACGAGCAGGTCAAGGTGGACGGCGGCCTCACGGTCAACGCCGCCCACCTGACCGCGCCCGGCGTGGACGTGGTCGTCGCGTCCAGTACGACGGCCGCGCACAACTGCGGCTGA
- the macS gene encoding MacS family sensor histidine kinase, whose product MAKRERVMRMSVELPLWRALSAYRVLTMLYAVGLFATAYDKFTRPWVAIAYYAVLCVWTLATLPRVANAVSCTKRFLTADLTIALVGILLTRVADASYRIESGGPTLPSIWTAGSVLAFAVKGGWRWAAFASTLVAAVNVVERGAPTRDTVHNVILVWVASIAIGYVVEVARASEATLARALEIEAATRERERLARDIHDGVLQVLAMVQRRGSALGGEAAELGRMAGEQEVALRTLVSGGMVPVSRVSEDTALGAVVRAVEEPDEDEGPVDLRSLLARYAAARVTLSEPGAPVPLAPAAARELAAAVGAALDNVHRHAGDDARAWILVEDEPDAVIVTVRDDGPGIPEGRLDQAEGEGRLGVALSIRGRLRDIGGTAELISVPGQGTEVELKVPKDTKDPKDSRGKAEQR is encoded by the coding sequence GTGGCTAAGCGCGAGCGGGTCATGAGGATGTCGGTCGAGTTGCCGCTGTGGCGTGCGCTCTCCGCGTACCGGGTGCTGACCATGCTGTACGCCGTCGGGCTCTTCGCCACCGCGTACGACAAGTTCACCCGCCCCTGGGTGGCGATCGCGTACTACGCCGTGCTGTGCGTATGGACGCTGGCGACCCTCCCCAGAGTCGCGAACGCGGTCAGCTGCACCAAGCGGTTCCTCACCGCCGACCTCACCATCGCGCTCGTCGGCATCCTGCTCACCCGGGTCGCCGACGCCTCGTACCGCATCGAGTCCGGTGGCCCGACCCTGCCGTCGATATGGACCGCCGGTTCCGTGCTGGCCTTCGCCGTCAAGGGCGGCTGGCGCTGGGCGGCCTTCGCCTCCACACTCGTCGCGGCGGTCAACGTCGTCGAGCGTGGCGCCCCGACCCGCGACACCGTCCACAACGTCATCCTCGTCTGGGTCGCCTCGATCGCCATCGGCTACGTCGTCGAGGTCGCCCGCGCCTCCGAGGCGACCCTCGCCCGCGCCCTGGAGATCGAGGCCGCGACCCGCGAGCGGGAGCGGCTGGCCCGTGACATCCACGACGGCGTCCTCCAGGTCCTCGCCATGGTGCAGCGGCGCGGCTCCGCGCTCGGCGGCGAGGCCGCGGAGCTGGGCCGGATGGCGGGCGAGCAGGAGGTGGCGCTGCGCACGCTGGTCTCGGGCGGCATGGTGCCCGTCTCGCGGGTCTCCGAGGACACGGCGCTCGGCGCGGTCGTACGGGCGGTCGAGGAGCCGGACGAGGACGAGGGCCCCGTCGACCTGCGCTCGCTCCTGGCCAGGTACGCCGCCGCGCGCGTGACCCTCTCCGAGCCCGGCGCCCCGGTGCCGCTCGCCCCGGCCGCCGCCCGCGAGCTGGCCGCCGCTGTCGGTGCCGCCCTGGACAATGTGCACCGGCACGCGGGTGACGACGCCCGCGCCTGGATCCTGGTCGAGGACGAGCCGGACGCGGTGATCGTGACCGTGCGCGACGACGGCCCGGGCATCCCGGAGGGTCGGCTCGACCAGGCCGAGGGCGAGGGGCGGCTCGGGGTGGCCCTGTCGATCCGCGGGCGGCTGCGCGACATCGGCGGCACGGCCGAGCTGATCTCGGTCCCGGGACAGGGCACCGAGGTCGAGTTGAAGGTACCGAAGGACACGAAGGACCCGAAGGACTCACGGGGGAAGGCAGAGCAGCGATGA
- a CDS encoding alpha/beta hydrolase has product MPVLPGAEPFRHEGGEVGVLLCHGFTGSPQSLRPWAEYLAERGLTVALPLLPGHGTRWEDMQLTSWQDWYAEVDRELRALQERCSQVFVFGLSMGGALALRLAAKHGDEVSGLVVVNPGNKVHGLAAYALPVARHFIRSAPGIASDIAKEGSEEIGYDRVPLHAAHSLRRFFQVVDGELPQVTQPMLLLHSPQDHVVPPADSARVLSRVSSTDVTEILLEQSYHVATLDHDADRIFEESYAFIGRLAPSVGKEGTASGG; this is encoded by the coding sequence GTGCCGGTCCTTCCTGGAGCCGAGCCGTTCCGCCACGAGGGCGGAGAGGTCGGCGTCCTCCTCTGCCACGGCTTCACCGGTTCCCCGCAGTCACTGCGCCCCTGGGCGGAGTACCTCGCCGAGCGCGGCCTCACCGTCGCGCTTCCCCTGCTGCCCGGGCACGGCACCCGCTGGGAGGACATGCAGCTCACCAGCTGGCAGGACTGGTACGCGGAGGTGGACCGCGAACTGCGCGCCCTGCAGGAGCGGTGCTCCCAGGTGTTCGTCTTCGGCCTCTCCATGGGCGGCGCGCTGGCCCTGCGGCTGGCCGCCAAGCACGGCGACGAGGTGAGCGGCCTCGTCGTCGTCAACCCGGGGAACAAGGTGCACGGCCTGGCGGCGTACGCGCTTCCGGTGGCCCGCCACTTCATCCGTTCGGCGCCGGGCATCGCCAGCGACATCGCCAAGGAGGGCAGCGAGGAGATCGGCTACGACAGGGTGCCGCTGCACGCCGCCCACTCGCTGCGCCGCTTCTTCCAGGTGGTCGACGGCGAGCTGCCGCAGGTCACCCAGCCGATGCTGCTGCTGCACAGCCCGCAGGACCATGTCGTGCCACCCGCCGACTCCGCGCGCGTCCTCAGCCGCGTGTCCTCCACGGACGTCACCGAGATCCTGCTGGAACAGAGCTACCACGTCGCGACGTTGGACCACGACGCGGACCGGATCTTCGAGGAGAGCTACGCGTTCATCGGCCGGCTCGCGCCCAGTGTCGGCAAGGAAGGGACGGCCAGCGGTGGCTGA
- a CDS encoding lysophospholipid acyltransferase family protein, with amino-acid sequence MKFSIGGPLKLAFRPWVEGLENIPAEGPAILASNHLSFSDSFFLPAVLDRKVTFIAKAEYFTTPGVKGRMTAAFFKGVGQLPVDRSGGRGAGEAAIKSGVDVIERGELFGIYPEGTRSPDGRLYRGKPGGLARVALATGAPVIPVAMIDTEKIQPPGKVMPKLMRPGIRIGKPLDFGRYNGMEHDRFVLRAVTDEVMYEIMKLSGQEYVDIYATAAKRQIAEAAKAEKQAQKEAEKQAQKEAQQGLEQERSGS; translated from the coding sequence ATGAAGTTTTCCATCGGGGGGCCGCTGAAGCTCGCCTTCAGGCCCTGGGTGGAAGGCCTCGAGAACATTCCCGCCGAAGGCCCCGCCATCCTGGCCAGCAATCACCTGTCGTTCTCGGACTCGTTCTTCCTGCCCGCGGTCCTCGACCGCAAGGTGACCTTCATCGCGAAGGCCGAGTACTTCACGACGCCCGGTGTGAAGGGCCGGATGACCGCCGCCTTCTTCAAGGGTGTCGGCCAGCTCCCGGTGGACCGCTCCGGCGGGCGCGGCGCGGGTGAGGCGGCCATCAAGAGCGGCGTCGACGTCATCGAACGCGGCGAGCTGTTCGGCATCTACCCGGAGGGCACGCGCTCGCCCGACGGCCGCCTCTACCGCGGCAAGCCCGGCGGCCTCGCGCGCGTGGCGCTCGCCACCGGTGCGCCCGTCATCCCGGTCGCCATGATCGACACCGAGAAGATCCAGCCGCCCGGCAAGGTGATGCCCAAGCTGATGCGCCCGGGCATCCGCATCGGCAAGCCACTCGACTTCGGCCGGTACAACGGCATGGAGCACGACCGGTTCGTCCTGCGCGCGGTGACCGACGAGGTCATGTACGAGATCATGAAGCTCTCGGGCCAGGAGTACGTCGACATCTACGCGACGGCCGCCAAGCGACAGATCGCGGAGGCGGCGAAGGCGGAGAAGCAGGCGCAGAAGGAAGCCGAGAAGCAGGCACAGAAAGAAGCGCAGCAGGGGCTGGAGCAGGAACGGTCCGGCTCCTAG